From one Gracilibacillus salinarum genomic stretch:
- a CDS encoding YugN family protein: protein MYELDSTIKGKDYYYKQVKTILENEGYTLGGAWDYDHGFFDYKLANDGGYHFLRIPFHSIHGEIDNDNAVIRMDNPYILSHRYKDDIDASAKSGVMQASINQFQTPKEKDAATPSAYIEQGKVMLQNAEVLLAQINNE from the coding sequence ATGTATGAATTAGATTCCACGATAAAGGGTAAGGACTATTATTATAAGCAAGTAAAAACAATATTAGAAAATGAGGGATATACGCTAGGCGGAGCTTGGGATTATGATCATGGTTTTTTTGATTATAAGCTGGCAAATGACGGTGGCTATCACTTTTTACGGATCCCATTTCATTCGATTCATGGTGAAATTGACAATGACAATGCAGTCATAAGAATGGATAATCCGTATATATTGTCACACCGATACAAGGATGATATTGACGCTTCTGCAAAAAGCGGAGTAATGCAAGCTTCAATCAATCAATTTCAAACTCCGAAAGAAAAGGATGCCGCTACTCCGTCTGCCTATATTGAACAAGGCAAAGTAATGCTGCAGAATGCCGAAGTGTTACTGGCACAAATCAATAATGAGTAA
- a CDS encoding potassium channel family protein, with translation MIWYKWIKFYFHLPVIVRLLLSVTLLMIGFGYLIHMIEPEHFPTTFDGVWWAFVTGSTVGYGDYVPLSFLGKFLGILLILAGGGFVTFYMATLSAGTIKHEKNLTDGKISYKGSHHTIIIGWNERTKQLIQMIRDHKHNADTILIDHTLDQLSFHKHSIHFIHGLPTSDETLKKANIREAKSVIITADPTLTEQEADRQTILNIIAARGNNPSIHIIAEILTEIQRINAMRAGANVLVRSNNFMSSLFYQSLFQEDVQITDIIAKTLEEQQFCSEEIEDALTEQDFYFCAQHLLKDGKWLIGLIREKEIILHPSFSLQTKKDDKLIYLIPTDHANKHY, from the coding sequence ATGATTTGGTATAAATGGATAAAATTTTATTTTCACTTACCTGTCATCGTCCGGCTCTTACTTAGTGTCACGCTATTAATGATTGGTTTTGGCTACCTCATACATATGATTGAGCCCGAGCATTTTCCAACTACATTTGATGGTGTCTGGTGGGCTTTTGTAACTGGCTCAACTGTCGGATATGGTGATTATGTACCTTTAAGTTTTTTAGGTAAGTTTCTTGGTATCCTGCTGATATTAGCAGGTGGTGGCTTCGTAACTTTTTATATGGCTACCTTGTCTGCAGGCACGATTAAACATGAAAAAAATTTGACAGATGGCAAAATTTCTTACAAAGGAAGCCATCACACGATCATTATAGGATGGAATGAACGTACTAAGCAATTAATTCAAATGATTCGTGATCATAAGCATAATGCCGATACGATTTTAATTGATCATACCTTGGATCAGCTTTCTTTTCACAAACACAGTATTCATTTTATTCACGGTCTACCAACTTCTGATGAAACACTAAAAAAGGCTAATATCCGAGAGGCAAAATCAGTAATTATCACAGCAGATCCTACATTAACAGAACAAGAAGCAGATAGACAGACCATTCTTAATATTATCGCAGCACGAGGCAATAATCCATCGATTCACATTATTGCTGAAATTTTGACAGAGATACAGCGAATTAATGCGATGCGTGCAGGAGCAAATGTATTAGTCCGCTCTAATAATTTTATGAGTTCTTTGTTTTATCAGTCCTTATTTCAAGAAGATGTACAAATCACCGATATAATAGCCAAAACATTGGAAGAGCAACAATTTTGTTCAGAAGAAATAGAGGATGCGCTAACAGAACAAGATTTTTATTTCTGTGCCCAGCATTTATTAAAAGATGGCAAGTGGTTAATTGGCTTAATTCGCGAAAAAGAGATCATACTCCATCCATCCTTTTCCTTACAAACAAAAAAGGATGACAAGTTAATTTACCTGATTCCCACCGATCATGCCAACAAGCATTATTAG
- a CDS encoding M20/M25/M40 family metallo-hydrolase: MEKERLTFLQELLHTPSPSSLEMQIQKKWMAYVAPFADEIRTDHAGNVVAVRNEAADFHLLLAGHCDEIAFVVNRIDEDGFVYVDKMGGINPKSAIGMKVEIIGDEAIVPGVIGVNAQHHGGIKGDFDVEDLFIDCGAISKQETNVQVGDLVVYRRQSEVLKDRYISGRGLDNRTGAFIVAEVMRRLKDEKINIGIYGVSTVNEETNMGGAYFAAAGLQPDAALALDVTFATDYPSVDRRKHGDIRLDGGPVLAKGAPINRKLNQLLEKTAKDIDMTVQYELTPRHTGTDADKMRLTGKGVPVSLVSLPLRYMHSPVETASLQDIEEEITLLVELIKNMTGKESLNPLED, from the coding sequence ATGGAGAAAGAAAGATTAACGTTTTTACAGGAATTGTTACATACACCATCACCATCTAGTTTAGAAATGCAAATTCAGAAAAAATGGATGGCATATGTAGCTCCGTTTGCTGATGAAATTCGCACAGACCATGCGGGTAATGTGGTTGCAGTCAGAAATGAAGCTGCAGATTTTCACCTGCTATTAGCAGGTCATTGTGATGAAATTGCATTTGTTGTTAACCGGATAGATGAGGATGGCTTTGTATACGTAGACAAAATGGGTGGTATTAATCCTAAGTCTGCAATCGGAATGAAAGTCGAAATCATTGGAGACGAAGCAATTGTTCCAGGAGTGATTGGTGTTAATGCACAACATCATGGCGGTATAAAAGGTGACTTCGATGTAGAGGATTTATTTATTGATTGCGGTGCGATTTCCAAACAGGAAACGAACGTACAAGTCGGTGATCTAGTCGTATATCGTCGACAGTCCGAAGTATTGAAGGATCGCTATATTTCGGGAAGAGGGCTTGATAACCGTACTGGTGCATTTATCGTGGCAGAAGTAATGAGAAGACTAAAAGATGAAAAAATTAATATTGGCATTTATGGAGTCAGTACAGTAAATGAAGAGACGAATATGGGCGGAGCATACTTTGCAGCAGCAGGTTTACAACCAGATGCTGCATTGGCATTGGATGTAACCTTCGCTACGGATTATCCATCTGTTGACAGAAGAAAACATGGTGATATTCGCTTGGATGGTGGTCCGGTATTGGCAAAAGGTGCGCCAATTAATCGCAAATTAAATCAATTATTAGAGAAAACAGCAAAAGATATAGATATGACAGTACAATATGAATTAACACCTCGTCATACAGGAACAGATGCAGATAAGATGCGCTTAACCGGAAAAGGTGTGCCGGTCAGTCTCGTTTCTCTTCCGTTGCGCTACATGCATTCACCTGTCGAAACTGCAAGTCTTCAAGATATTGAAGAGGAAATTACGCTACTTGTGGAATTGATTAAAAATATGACAGGCAAGGAAAGCTTAAACCCACTAGAGGATTAA
- a CDS encoding ECF transporter S component — protein MKSAQTSNLYRLIVISIMGTISVLLILLNFPLPFPFIPAYLRIDLSDIPALIAGVMFSPLAGVLVVAIKNLLYVIVTAISDPIGAIANFFAGLFYVLPVAYLFKKHQTMKNVLIGLAIGTIIMTIGMSLLNYFAIIPAYSLFMGWEEMSQSVKLSTVLIGILPFNLIKGIIVAVVFAIIFVKLQKWIEKN, from the coding sequence TTGAAATCTGCTCAAACGAGTAATCTCTATCGTTTAATCGTTATTTCGATTATGGGAACCATTTCGGTTTTATTAATTTTATTAAATTTTCCTTTACCATTTCCATTTATCCCAGCTTATTTACGTATTGATTTAAGTGATATTCCGGCTTTAATTGCGGGCGTAATGTTTTCGCCATTGGCAGGGGTTCTAGTTGTTGCGATTAAAAACTTACTGTATGTAATTGTGACAGCTATTTCTGATCCAATTGGCGCCATTGCCAATTTCTTTGCGGGTCTTTTTTATGTTTTGCCAGTTGCATATTTATTTAAAAAGCATCAGACCATGAAAAACGTGCTGATAGGATTAGCGATCGGTACGATAATCATGACAATTGGAATGTCACTGCTCAATTATTTTGCAATAATTCCAGCGTACAGCTTGTTTATGGGATGGGAAGAGATGTCTCAAAGTGTGAAGTTGAGTACTGTATTAATTGGAATTTTACCATTTAATTTGATCAAAGGTATTATTGTAGCAGTGGTGTTTGCAATTATATTTGTTAAGCTTCAGAAATGGATAGAGAAAAACTGA
- a CDS encoding hotdog fold thioesterase: MSNTTLMQALQMNIKHTSKELVKVDMPVTDSVKQPMGFLHGGASVALAETAASIGGMQHIDEKTQAVVGMEINCNHLKAKKDGILTAKASPIHLGKTSMVWNIEIEDEKKQLIAISRCTLGIINL; this comes from the coding sequence ATGAGCAATACAACATTAATGCAAGCATTGCAAATGAATATAAAGCACACATCTAAGGAACTCGTGAAAGTAGACATGCCTGTAACAGACAGTGTCAAACAACCCATGGGTTTCCTGCACGGTGGTGCATCGGTAGCACTTGCCGAAACAGCCGCAAGCATTGGTGGCATGCAACATATTGACGAAAAGACACAAGCTGTCGTTGGTATGGAAATTAATTGCAATCATTTAAAAGCAAAAAAAGATGGAATACTTACAGCCAAAGCATCACCCATTCATCTAGGGAAAACCAGCATGGTATGGAACATAGAAATTGAAGATGAAAAGAAACAATTAATCGCAATCTCCCGCTGCACACTCGGGATTATTAACCTTTAA
- a CDS encoding 1,4-dihydroxy-2-naphthoate polyprenyltransferase: MGTKSEANQLNEKPGFNIWWRLLRPHTLTASFIPVFVGTMLAVLSDSFHLVTFLTMLLASMLIQAATNMFNEYYDFVRGLDNEKSVGIGGTIVRDGIKPVVVKRLAFTFYGIAILLGIYICIVSSWWIAVIGIICMVIGYLYTGGPLPIAYTPFGELFSGFLMGTFIIGISYYIQTLSISWQVIVISIPIAILIGCILLANNIRDLDGDKENGRKTLAILVGRKKAIYLLSSLMMLSYALTAAFIIAGLLPIYSVISYLSIPKARQAIQIFQANTTNIGMMPAMGATAKTNTFYGALIGLSLLLQILFPIPL; encoded by the coding sequence ATGGGAACTAAGTCAGAAGCAAATCAATTAAACGAAAAGCCCGGCTTTAATATATGGTGGAGATTATTACGACCGCACACGCTCACAGCTTCGTTTATACCGGTATTTGTTGGTACAATGCTGGCGGTGTTGAGCGACAGTTTTCACTTAGTCACTTTTCTCACTATGCTGCTTGCATCTATGCTGATACAAGCTGCTACTAATATGTTTAATGAATATTATGATTTTGTCAGAGGGCTTGATAATGAAAAGTCAGTTGGCATCGGTGGTACAATCGTAAGAGATGGCATCAAACCAGTTGTAGTAAAAAGGCTCGCTTTCACATTTTATGGAATCGCCATTTTATTAGGTATTTATATTTGTATCGTGTCGAGCTGGTGGATTGCGGTAATTGGTATTATCTGTATGGTGATCGGCTATTTATATACCGGAGGCCCATTACCAATTGCATACACACCATTTGGTGAGCTTTTCTCCGGATTTTTGATGGGAACCTTCATTATCGGCATCAGCTATTACATTCAGACGTTAAGCATCTCATGGCAGGTTATCGTAATTTCGATCCCTATAGCTATCTTGATTGGATGTATATTACTTGCTAATAACATTCGTGACTTAGATGGCGATAAAGAAAACGGCAGAAAAACTTTAGCGATTCTAGTTGGCAGAAAAAAAGCGATTTATTTGTTATCTAGCTTAATGATGTTAAGTTATGCTTTAACAGCCGCTTTTATAATAGCAGGATTGCTGCCAATTTATAGTGTGATTAGCTATTTAAGTATACCGAAGGCGCGACAAGCAATTCAGATCTTCCAAGCCAATACAACAAATATCGGAATGATGCCGGCAATGGGTGCTACAGCGAAGACAAATACGTTTTATGGTGCATTAATTGGTCTGTCCTTACTTTTACAAATTCTATTTCCAATTCCCTTGTAA
- a CDS encoding isochorismate synthase, with the protein MIETKEINIDGVLQAAQKQSIDKSAPTFVSVTEKIDKMNAIDFFQSGKVLGKNRIYWSSSDQQTIFAGIGDAVILADSNASYNTIKNKWKKWMQNSKIVNPYDNTRSGPIAFGGFPFDSEEPAEELWRGFDGSQFRVPTFLLTIDHSDVYLTTTVLVEEESHVDQLAAELITEKHQLLHVTHAEFQDNQIVLKHEVDPEAWKTLVERATEKIAANQVDKIVLARELQVEFDQPCDVGQVLSQLQQTQQHSYVFAWEKDGVCFVGATPERLVKVNDQKVFSACIAGTAPRGKTVEQDYEFGQQLLCDQKNREEHQFVVDMIKQAVHSLAKSVHIPDEPVLYPLKNLQHLYTPVEAELEEGYTLLDAVEKLHPTPALCGFPRETALDFIRHFEKLERGWYGAPIGWFDQHFNGEFAVAIRSALINEEKASLFAGCGVVKDSDPEIEYQETAIKFTPMLHALGELK; encoded by the coding sequence ATGATTGAGACAAAGGAAATAAATATAGATGGTGTGTTACAAGCAGCACAGAAGCAATCCATCGATAAATCAGCACCAACCTTTGTTAGTGTGACGGAGAAGATCGATAAGATGAACGCGATCGATTTCTTTCAGAGCGGCAAAGTACTTGGGAAGAACAGAATATATTGGTCTAGTTCAGATCAACAAACTATATTTGCAGGAATTGGCGATGCGGTAATTTTGGCTGATTCAAATGCATCATACAATACGATCAAAAATAAATGGAAAAAATGGATGCAAAACAGTAAAATTGTTAATCCATATGATAATACCAGGTCAGGCCCCATCGCTTTTGGAGGTTTTCCTTTTGATTCAGAAGAACCAGCTGAAGAGCTGTGGCGTGGTTTTGACGGAAGCCAGTTCCGAGTACCGACATTCTTGTTAACTATTGATCATAGTGATGTTTATTTAACGACAACTGTACTGGTAGAAGAAGAAAGTCATGTTGATCAATTAGCTGCAGAACTTATTACAGAGAAGCACCAGCTTCTGCATGTCACACACGCTGAGTTCCAAGACAATCAAATTGTTTTAAAACATGAAGTAGATCCCGAAGCATGGAAGACGTTGGTAGAGCGTGCTACTGAAAAAATCGCAGCTAACCAAGTTGATAAAATTGTGTTAGCCCGTGAATTGCAAGTTGAGTTTGATCAACCATGTGATGTAGGACAAGTTCTTTCACAGTTGCAACAAACACAACAACACAGTTATGTATTTGCTTGGGAAAAGGATGGCGTATGTTTTGTTGGAGCAACTCCCGAACGTCTGGTAAAGGTAAACGACCAAAAAGTGTTTTCCGCCTGTATAGCAGGAACAGCACCTCGAGGAAAAACAGTAGAACAGGATTATGAATTCGGTCAGCAATTGCTTTGTGATCAGAAGAATCGCGAAGAACATCAATTTGTTGTTGATATGATAAAACAAGCGGTGCATTCATTAGCTAAATCTGTTCATATACCAGACGAGCCGGTTTTATACCCGTTAAAAAACCTCCAGCATCTTTATACGCCTGTAGAAGCAGAATTAGAAGAAGGGTATACACTATTAGATGCAGTGGAAAAATTACATCCTACTCCAGCGTTATGTGGATTTCCGAGAGAAACAGCACTCGACTTCATCCGCCATTTCGAAAAGCTGGAACGTGGCTGGTATGGAGCGCCTATCGGATGGTTTGATCAGCATTTTAACGGTGAGTTTGCAGTGGCGATCCGGTCTGCGTTGATTAATGAGGAAAAAGCTTCCTTGTTTGCTGGTTGTGGCGTTGTGAAAGATTCTGATCCGGAGATCGAATACCAGGAGACAGCTATTAAATTCACTCCGATGTTGCATGCATTGGGGGAATTAAAATGA
- the menD gene encoding 2-succinyl-5-enolpyruvyl-6-hydroxy-3-cyclohexene-1-carboxylic-acid synthase, whose translation MNHVESLTKYVGHFVDQLYRSGVVNVVISPGSRSTPLSLSFAAYDRFNIWVDIDERSAGFFALGMAKETNKAVVLVCSSGTAAANYFPAIIEAAQSRVPLIVLTADRPHELRDVGAAQAIDQLKMYGDYPKWFHEMALPDATPQMLQYARNNADRAVQTAENQTKGPVHLNFPFREPLIPDFELSNVWFSNKQHDVVRHFQPERTYLSQQHLDQVNQQLQSKKRGLIICGPHDHKLLADTVLDLAAAWGLPVLGDPLSFIRMYTDRAVLIESYDGILKSKKVRELMKPDFIIRFGAMPVSKPVLQLLQEQDIDQIIVEESVTYRNPTQKRADYLYGQPEHVAKQLTELSLHFDPHWLTTWQHLNQYATSILKEEADNLTEGLAVRGIQSVIPDESVLFVGNSMPIRDVDSFWFDNDKQVFIYANRGANGIDGVVSTAMGMAASGKRVTLLVGDISFLHSMNGLLLTKQYDLSVTVVLINNKGAASFLFCHRHNKTSLIMNYCLVRHNSWI comes from the coding sequence ATGAACCATGTTGAATCTTTAACGAAATATGTTGGTCATTTTGTTGATCAATTATACCGCAGTGGTGTTGTTAATGTGGTGATATCACCTGGATCTCGTTCAACACCATTATCCTTAAGTTTTGCAGCATATGACCGCTTCAATATCTGGGTGGATATTGATGAGCGCTCTGCAGGTTTCTTCGCATTAGGAATGGCCAAGGAAACGAATAAAGCAGTCGTACTGGTATGTTCCTCCGGTACGGCTGCTGCTAATTATTTTCCAGCTATTATTGAAGCAGCACAAAGCAGGGTGCCTTTAATTGTATTAACTGCTGATCGGCCCCATGAATTACGTGATGTCGGGGCAGCACAAGCAATTGATCAGCTCAAAATGTATGGCGATTATCCGAAGTGGTTCCATGAAATGGCACTACCTGATGCAACACCACAAATGTTGCAATATGCAAGAAATAATGCCGATCGCGCTGTACAGACAGCGGAAAATCAAACCAAAGGTCCTGTGCATTTGAATTTTCCATTCCGTGAACCACTTATTCCGGATTTTGAACTTTCAAATGTCTGGTTCAGTAACAAGCAGCATGATGTTGTTCGCCATTTTCAACCGGAACGAACTTATCTGTCCCAACAGCATCTTGATCAAGTGAATCAGCAGCTTCAATCCAAAAAAAGAGGATTAATTATTTGTGGTCCACATGATCATAAATTATTGGCAGATACTGTTTTAGACTTAGCGGCAGCATGGGGCTTACCAGTCTTAGGCGATCCTCTTTCATTTATTCGAATGTATACGGACAGAGCAGTATTGATAGAAAGCTATGACGGTATTCTGAAAAGCAAAAAAGTCAGGGAATTAATGAAACCGGATTTCATTATTCGTTTTGGTGCCATGCCAGTTTCGAAGCCTGTCTTACAGTTGTTGCAGGAACAAGATATTGATCAAATAATTGTGGAAGAGTCCGTTACTTATCGTAATCCTACTCAGAAGCGAGCAGATTATTTATATGGTCAGCCCGAACATGTTGCGAAGCAGTTAACCGAACTGTCCCTTCATTTCGATCCGCACTGGTTAACAACCTGGCAGCATCTGAATCAGTATGCTACATCCATACTGAAGGAAGAAGCTGATAATCTAACAGAGGGCTTGGCTGTTCGTGGAATTCAGTCGGTCATCCCAGATGAAAGTGTTTTGTTTGTCGGTAATAGTATGCCGATTCGAGATGTCGATTCGTTCTGGTTTGATAATGATAAACAAGTTTTCATTTACGCGAATCGAGGCGCGAACGGTATCGATGGTGTGGTATCTACAGCAATGGGTATGGCTGCATCAGGAAAACGGGTGACTCTCCTGGTTGGTGACATCTCTTTTTTGCACAGTATGAATGGTCTTTTGTTAACAAAGCAATACGACCTCAGTGTCACTGTTGTACTGATCAATAATAAGGGGGCGGCATCTTTTCTTTTCTGCCACAGGCACAACAAAACATCGCTCATTATGAATTACTGTTTGGTACGCCACAACAGTTGGATATGA
- the menH gene encoding 2-succinyl-6-hydroxy-2,4-cyclohexadiene-1-carboxylate synthase: MYIRDFWLESYGEGEPVVFFHGFTGSAQTWQFIRELIPDRQLIFVDLPGHGKTNAKVDSLEECCHQLQKVFRQLKVELFDLVGYSMGGRTALTFVSLYPDMIRSLLLESASPGLANDVERETRFQKDLELASFIRSHSLDEFVEKWENIPLFVSQKQLPESVQQMVRLERLSHTREGLAMSLESMGTGKMASCWKMLGQIEMPVLLLAGEWDNKFININQEMLKLMPNSEYKLIEQAGHAIHVEQSRIFGTIVEEFINKRRSSNDSRMDK; the protein is encoded by the coding sequence ATGTATATTCGTGATTTCTGGTTAGAGTCTTATGGGGAAGGGGAGCCGGTTGTTTTTTTTCATGGGTTTACTGGTTCTGCTCAAACCTGGCAATTTATCCGTGAATTAATACCAGATCGACAGCTGATTTTCGTTGATTTACCTGGGCATGGTAAAACAAATGCAAAAGTTGACAGCCTTGAAGAATGCTGTCATCAATTGCAGAAGGTATTTAGACAATTAAAGGTTGAATTGTTTGATCTTGTCGGTTATTCGATGGGAGGCCGAACAGCTTTGACGTTTGTCAGCTTGTATCCTGATATGATTCGATCACTTTTATTAGAAAGTGCATCGCCCGGCCTTGCCAATGATGTTGAACGAGAGACTCGTTTCCAAAAGGATTTGGAGCTAGCGAGCTTTATTCGCAGTCATTCGCTTGACGAATTTGTAGAAAAGTGGGAGAATATCCCCTTGTTTGTTTCACAAAAGCAGCTACCGGAATCTGTACAACAAATGGTGAGGCTGGAGCGTCTTTCCCATACAAGAGAAGGTTTGGCAATGTCTTTGGAAAGCATGGGAACAGGGAAGATGGCTTCTTGCTGGAAGATGCTTGGTCAGATTGAAATGCCTGTTTTGCTGCTGGCAGGTGAATGGGATAATAAATTTATCAATATTAATCAAGAGATGCTGAAGTTAATGCCAAATAGTGAGTATAAACTCATTGAGCAAGCGGGTCATGCAATTCATGTGGAACAATCGCGAATTTTTGGTACAATAGTAGAAGAGTTTATCAATAAGAGGAGGTCATCAAATGACAGTAGAATGGATAAGTGA
- the menB gene encoding 1,4-dihydroxy-2-naphthoyl-CoA synthase yields the protein MTVEWISERTYDDILYETYNGIAKITINRPEVRNAFRPHTVNELIEAFTYARDDSNIGVIVLAGAGDKAFCSGGDQKVRGHGGYVGDDEVPRLNVLDLQRLIRVIPKPVVAMVSGYAIGGGHVLHVVCDLTIAADNAIFGQTGPKVGSFDAGYGAGLLARIVGHKKAREIWYLCRQYNAQEALDMGLVNTVVPLDKLEQETVQWCEEMLEKSPTALRFLKASFNADTDGLAGLQQMGGDATLLYYTTDEAKEGRDAFKEKRKPDFKQFPRFP from the coding sequence ATGACAGTAGAATGGATAAGTGAACGCACTTATGATGATATTTTATATGAAACTTATAATGGGATTGCAAAGATTACCATTAATCGCCCCGAGGTTCGAAATGCTTTTCGTCCTCATACGGTAAACGAATTAATTGAGGCATTTACATATGCACGTGATGATTCCAATATCGGTGTGATCGTGCTTGCTGGCGCCGGAGATAAAGCATTTTGTTCCGGTGGAGATCAAAAAGTACGCGGTCATGGCGGCTATGTAGGCGATGATGAAGTTCCTCGTCTTAATGTACTGGATCTGCAACGCTTAATTCGCGTTATTCCAAAGCCAGTAGTTGCAATGGTTTCCGGGTATGCAATCGGTGGTGGCCACGTATTGCATGTTGTATGTGATTTAACAATCGCTGCGGATAACGCAATCTTTGGACAGACTGGTCCAAAAGTAGGTAGCTTTGATGCTGGTTATGGTGCGGGGTTACTAGCGCGTATCGTAGGTCATAAGAAGGCACGTGAAATTTGGTACTTATGCCGCCAGTATAATGCACAGGAAGCGCTGGATATGGGACTTGTCAATACGGTTGTACCACTGGACAAGCTAGAACAAGAAACCGTACAGTGGTGTGAAGAGATGTTGGAAAAATCACCAACTGCACTTCGTTTCCTAAAAGCCTCTTTCAATGCTGATACAGATGGCTTGGCAGGTTTGCAACAAATGGGCGGAGACGCGACATTACTTTACTATACAACTGACGAAGCAAAAGAAGGACGAGACGCATTTAAAGAAAAACGTAAGCCAGACTTTAAACAATTCCCTCGTTTCCCATAA
- a CDS encoding o-succinylbenzoate--CoA ligase: MEHWLTKRANLSPETTAVELDNGDAFTFLQLKQKAERFALQLANVHQQGHLAILSDNVADMIIAFWACTYLKVPTVFLNTRLTVTEWQQQCDDADVQLVLCADSYSSDAEQLLQSVYSFSRIHDLTQADTTLASTIDMDAVCSMMFTSGTTGRAKAVMQTFQNHWSSAVASALNLGLLPSDKWLICLPLFHISGLSTLFKSVIYGMPVYLMERFEEDKVHQAIMEKQVTIISVVAVTCERLLHRLGEARYPASFRCMLLGGGPAPKPLLERAKQQHVPIVQSYGMTETCSQIITLHAADALRKIGSAGKPLFTSSLQVLKDGRATLSNEVGEIVVKGPMVTNGYYQREEANLKAFQDGWLYTGDLGYLDEEGFLFVVDRRSDLIISGGENIYPAEIEDVLLSCEGVLEAGVTGMEDEKWGQVPIAFVVRTSEQVTAEYLLAYCQDKLASFKVPKRLIFRSQLPRNATGKLQRYKLKDF; encoded by the coding sequence ATGGAACATTGGTTAACAAAGCGGGCCAATCTATCGCCAGAGACGACGGCGGTCGAACTTGATAACGGTGATGCCTTTACTTTTTTACAATTAAAACAGAAAGCAGAGAGGTTCGCGTTACAGCTGGCTAATGTACACCAGCAAGGTCATTTGGCTATTTTGTCAGATAATGTTGCTGATATGATCATTGCGTTCTGGGCTTGTACATATTTGAAAGTTCCGACAGTTTTTCTTAACACGCGACTAACAGTGACAGAATGGCAGCAGCAATGCGATGATGCTGATGTTCAACTCGTTTTATGTGCAGATAGCTATTCATCAGATGCAGAGCAACTACTACAAAGCGTTTACAGCTTTTCACGTATCCATGACTTGACGCAGGCAGATACAACACTTGCTTCTACGATCGATATGGATGCAGTTTGTTCCATGATGTTCACCTCTGGCACGACGGGCAGAGCAAAAGCAGTGATGCAAACTTTTCAAAATCATTGGTCAAGTGCAGTTGCATCTGCTTTGAATTTAGGATTGTTGCCTTCTGACAAATGGTTGATCTGTTTACCACTGTTTCATATTAGTGGTCTTTCAACCTTGTTTAAAAGTGTTATATACGGTATGCCGGTTTATCTTATGGAGCGTTTTGAGGAAGACAAGGTACATCAAGCAATCATGGAGAAACAAGTGACGATTATCTCGGTTGTTGCAGTCACATGCGAGCGTCTGTTACATCGATTAGGAGAGGCGCGTTATCCAGCATCCTTCCGTTGTATGCTATTAGGAGGTGGTCCAGCTCCTAAGCCATTGCTGGAAAGAGCGAAACAACAGCATGTCCCTATTGTGCAATCTTATGGAATGACAGAGACTTGTTCGCAAATCATTACACTTCATGCAGCTGATGCTTTAAGAAAGATCGGTTCGGCAGGTAAGCCACTGTTTACTTCTTCTTTACAGGTTTTGAAGGATGGCAGGGCAACATTATCCAATGAAGTAGGGGAAATTGTTGTGAAAGGTCCTATGGTGACAAATGGCTATTATCAAAGAGAAGAAGCTAATCTGAAAGCATTTCAAGATGGATGGTTGTACACTGGTGATTTAGGTTATTTGGATGAAGAAGGTTTCCTTTTTGTTGTTGATCGGCGCAGCGATTTAATTATTTCGGGAGGGGAAAACATATATCCTGCTGAAATAGAAGACGTTTTGCTTTCGTGTGAAGGTGTGCTTGAAGCTGGTGTTACCGGTATGGAAGATGAAAAATGGGGACAGGTGCCAATCGCTTTTGTGGTACGTACTTCGGAGCAAGTAACAGCAGAATATTTACTTGCTTACTGCCAGGATAAGTTGGCTTCTTTTAAAGTGCCGAAACGTTTAATCTTCCGTTCTCAACTGCCCCGTAACGCTACAGGTAAGCTGCAGCGTTATAAGTTGAAGGATTTTTGA